A region of the Ornithinimicrobium ciconiae genome:
GGTCCCGGTGTTGTCGAAGGTCCAGCCGTAGGCCTGGCTGATGGCGGCTGCCGTCCCATAGCGGTCGACGCCAAAGATCCGGCTGACCCCGTCCTCGGTGATCACATCCTGCGGCAGGTGGGTGGCGGAGAAACTGCGGGCCGCTCCCTTGCCGGGGGTGTCGGCGAGGTCCTTGGTGTTGATCGTGGCGACGGCCACCGCCCCTCCGGCGATCAACGATGCGGTGAGTACGCCGGTCGCGAGTACACGCTTCATGGTCTGGTTCTCCCTCGTGAGGCTGAGGGTCGACACCAGTGCGTCGACCCGCACGAGGGTGTTCGGCTGGTGCGGACTTCCCCCTTGTGCTGGATGCAGCATCCTCCCTGGTGAGCGGGCTGTCAAGAGGCAGTTTGAGGGGCCGCTCACGGGGGCCGGAGCGAGGGTGCGGTGACGTTCTCGCCGTGGGTTGGTGAGAAGACCTGTTGACTGCACTGCAGGAGGCTCTTCGCCGAGGGCCGCGACGGAGGTGGATGCGGTGGACGAGGTACGACAGGCGTTGCTCGACGGGTGCAGGCAACTCCCGCGCATTGGCGCGGTTCGCGCCGGAACGACGGCTTCGTTGCCGTTTTGTCGTGGTCGATGAGCACAGCGAGGAGATCGAGCCGTTCTCGACATTCTTGCGGGATCTGATGTTGACCGACATGAGTCCGTTGACAGCCCGTTCCTATGGCAACGACCTGCTGCGCTGGTGGCGGCTGCTCCAGGTTCTCGGGGCAGAGTGGGACCTCACGACGCGGGCCGACGTTGAGGTGCTTGTCGGTTGGATGCGGTCGGCGGATAATCCGCAGCGGCGGCGCCGTTCAGCGATTCCGACGCCGGCAGGGTCGGTGAACCAGCGCACCGGCAAGCGGGCGCTACGACCTGGCTACGCGCCAGCGACGATCAACCATGCCCTGTCGGTGGTCTCGGCGTTCTACGCCTACTTCGCCGCCTGTCGGGTGCTGCAGCGGGCCAACGGCCTGCTGGGCACGGACTGGACTTTGCACGATCTGCGTCGCACCACAATCGAGCGCATGACCGCGGGGGGGGCCCTCCACCTTGCACAGGCCAGCCGGCGCGGGATCGTGAACCGCGACAAGAGAGTGAGATTCACTGCCCGCAGGTGCCGTCGATGCCACGAGTCGAGGGCCCGTCGGTGATCCACCGTTGGACGGGCGTGCTGCCGGTGTCGAGTGGGGCTTCCGGGCCGATGATGACGACGAGGTCTGCGTGGGCAACGGCCTGTGGGTCGACCGGCTTGGGGACTCCCCATCGGTGCTGGCACCGACTTCCTCGAGGACTGCTGCGGACTCCGCATTCAGGTGCTGACCCGGGCTGGTGCCCGCGGACAGGACGCGCATCGCATCACCGTCGTGCTGCCGAGCCAGGGCAGCCGCCAACTGGGACTTGCCGGCGTTCTTGACACAGACGAAGAGCACGGTGGGTGGTTCCGTTACCAGTTTCCTCAGGACTTATCAGTCGTGAGGAGGTCGGTCACGAGCGTCTCTACACGGTGTCGGATGGCGTCGCGAATCGGTCGGACCGTGTCGATGCCTTGCCCGGCCGGGTCCTGCAGCTCCCAGTCCTCGTAGCGTTTGCCGGGGTAGATGGGGCAGGCATCCCCGCAGCCCATGGTGATGACCACATCGGAGGCTTGCACGGCCTCGTCCGTCAGGACCCTGGGCTGGTTGGCCGAGATGTCGATGCCCTCCTCTGCCATCGCCTCGACAGCGATGGGGTTGACCGCTGCACCGGGCGCTGAGCCTGCCGAGCGGACTTCGACGCGACCGTTGCTGAGGTGGTGCAGATAGGCGGCGGCCATCTGGGATCGGCCGGCGTTGTGGACACAGACGAACAGGACGCTTGGCTTCATCACGAGTTTCCTGGCGCAGGTTGATGAGGGGTGTCAGATGTCGAGGTCTCGCAGGAGGGCGCTGACTCGTTGCTGCACGTCGTCGCGGATGTCACGGACCGTTTCAAGCGGCTGGCCGGCTGGATCGGCCACGTCCCAGTCGAGGTATCGCTTGCCAGGCAGGACAGGGCAGGCGTCGCCGCACCCCATGGTGACGATGACGTCGGCGGCGCGCACCACGTCCCCGGACAGTGGCTTGGGGTAGGCGTCCGTGAGGGTGATGCCCCGCTCGGCCAGCACCTCGATGACAGCGGGGTTGAGTTCCCCGGTGGGTTGGGACCCGGCTGAGCGGACATGCACCTTGCCGGGTGCCAGGTGGCCTGCCAGTGCGGCCGCGAGCTGAGAGCGACCGGCGTTGTGGACACAGACGAACAACAGTTCGGGGACGACCTTGGCGATCTGACCGTCGGCCTGGGCTGCTGCGGTGAGCCGCTCGCGGGCCATTCGGGCCACCAGGACCGGCAGGAAGTCCTGGACGGTGGACACCGTAGCCAGTTCCCGGTGCGCCGTGACGACGGCCTGCTGCACCTGGTCGTGGCTGAACGCATCCCCGAACGTGTAGGCCAGGTCCGCAACGGCCGTCGCTATGTGCGGCGGGACGTCGTCAGGACCCTGT
Encoded here:
- a CDS encoding cell wall-binding repeat-containing protein, whose amino-acid sequence is MKRVLATGVLTASLIAGGAVAVATINTKDLADTPGKGAARSFSATHLPQDVITEDGVSRIFGVDRYGTAAAISQAYGWTFDNTGTVYIASGADYPDALAIGLSHFMDGPLLLVSKTGIPKATRDELTRLEPCFIHVMGGTGAVNPTIFTNLKTYANPSLCGEP
- a CDS encoding arsenate reductase ArsC — its product is MKPSVLFVCVHNAGRSQMAAAYLHHLSNGRVEVRSAGSAPGAAVNPIAVEAMAEEGIDISANQPRVLTDEAVQASDVVITMGCGDACPIYPGKRYEDWELQDPAGQGIDTVRPIRDAIRHRVETLVTDLLTTDKS
- a CDS encoding arsenate reductase/protein-tyrosine-phosphatase family protein, with translation MTQPQPQPEQGPDDVPPHIATAVADLAYTFGDAFSHDQVQQAVVTAHRELATVSTVQDFLPVLVARMARERLTAAAQADGQIAKVVPELLFVCVHNAGRSQLAAALAGHLAPGKVHVRSAGSQPTGELNPAVIEVLAERGITLTDAYPKPLSGDVVRAADVIVTMGCGDACPVLPGKRYLDWDVADPAGQPLETVRDIRDDVQQRVSALLRDLDI